The Paenalcaligenes faecalis genome has a window encoding:
- the gmhB gene encoding D-glycero-beta-D-manno-heptose 1,7-bisphosphate 7-phosphatase yields MKTAILDRDGVINYDSSAFVKSPEEWVALPGSLEAIARLNQAGWRVVVATNQSGLARGLFDMDTLNAIHAKMRQQLAAVGGHIDAIFICPHGPDDACHCRKPLPGLFIDIGHRFDLPLNQTVSVGDSLRDLLAAQQAGCATALVLTGNGSKTQQQPLPAGTTIHADLAAVVDYWLIHH; encoded by the coding sequence GTGAAAACCGCTATCTTAGATCGTGATGGAGTCATTAACTATGACTCCAGCGCCTTTGTCAAAAGCCCCGAAGAATGGGTTGCCTTACCCGGCAGCCTAGAGGCGATTGCACGCCTCAATCAGGCCGGTTGGCGAGTGGTTGTGGCCACCAATCAATCGGGCTTAGCCCGTGGGCTCTTTGACATGGATACGCTCAATGCCATTCATGCAAAAATGCGGCAACAGCTAGCGGCTGTGGGGGGGCATATTGATGCTATTTTTATTTGCCCTCATGGTCCCGATGATGCCTGTCACTGCAGAAAACCGTTACCCGGCTTATTTATTGATATTGGTCATCGTTTTGATCTGCCGCTTAATCAGACGGTTTCTGTGGGTGATTCGTTACGAGATCTACTCGCGGCTCAACAGGCGGGCTGTGCAACGGCGTTGGTTCTTACCGGTAATGGCAGTAAAACTCAACAACAACCCTTGCCCGCGGGCACGACCATCCATGCAGATTTAGCTGCGGTAGTCGATTATTGGCTCATTCATCACTAA
- a CDS encoding lysophospholipid acyltransferase family protein, which translates to MLYLRAVIYQIFLIVTVIPYALACMLWSPLPIRWRYRLTSGWPRLAIWGAKVILGIRWQVIGKENLPDKPAVVLSKHQSAWETMFFNFYLPRNVCFVYKRELNRIPFFGWGLALLNMIPIDRANRRDAFEQVVKIGQQRLNEGRWPLLFPEGTRVAPGDSIRYKQGGAVLATRCQVPVIPIAHNAGECWPRNAFIKKPGLITVSIGPLIETDGRTAAEVTREVEKWVETEVRRLNPERYDNNSAA; encoded by the coding sequence ATGCTGTATTTACGCGCGGTTATTTATCAAATTTTTCTTATTGTCACGGTCATTCCGTATGCCTTGGCCTGTATGCTGTGGTCTCCGTTGCCCATCAGGTGGCGCTATCGTTTAACCTCTGGTTGGCCACGCTTAGCAATCTGGGGAGCCAAGGTTATTTTAGGTATACGCTGGCAAGTCATTGGCAAAGAAAACCTGCCTGATAAGCCTGCCGTGGTGTTATCCAAACACCAGTCGGCTTGGGAAACCATGTTCTTTAACTTCTACCTACCGCGTAATGTCTGCTTTGTCTATAAACGCGAATTAAACCGAATTCCTTTTTTTGGCTGGGGTTTGGCCTTATTGAATATGATTCCTATTGATCGCGCTAATCGTAGGGATGCGTTTGAACAAGTCGTGAAAATCGGTCAACAGCGTTTAAACGAAGGCCGCTGGCCCTTGCTTTTCCCCGAAGGGACACGAGTTGCCCCTGGTGACAGTATTCGCTACAAACAAGGCGGTGCGGTATTAGCAACTCGGTGCCAAGTTCCTGTCATTCCTATTGCACATAATGCGGGTGAGTGTTGGCCTCGGAATGCTTTTATTAAAAAACCAGGTCTCATCACCGTGTCCATCGGCCCACTGATAGAAACAGATGGCCGCACTGCCGCCGAGGTAACTCGTGAGGTCGAAAAATGGGTTGAAACCGAAGTTCGGCGCCTAAACCCCGAGCGCTATGACAACAATTCAGCTGCTTAA
- a CDS encoding M48 family metallopeptidase: MTTIQLLKPAKLPPNTLWQQRTIQHQTIGFMLKRSKRKSIGLRISDEGLVITAPLWASSEQIQQALDKKADWILSKLTERAQRLEQQAMSHTIWQNGGKLPFLGVSIQLQLNPLLNQLVFSGDPNSPLDSDRLCLHLDITADSQRIQDLCHSWLQQQAKRYLGLRLQHFLRDCEYAPLFKNWRIASPAKRWGSCSSAGTIMLNWRLIHFSPAIIDYVVAHEVAHLKEMNHGPAFWQEVERLLPDFYTSRLQLKQFDPASLPLF; encoded by the coding sequence ATGACAACAATTCAGCTGCTTAAACCTGCCAAACTGCCACCAAACACATTGTGGCAGCAACGTACGATTCAGCATCAAACGATTGGTTTTATGCTGAAACGCTCTAAACGTAAAAGTATTGGTTTACGTATTAGTGACGAGGGCTTAGTCATAACTGCCCCTCTTTGGGCTAGCTCAGAGCAAATCCAACAGGCTCTAGATAAAAAAGCAGACTGGATTCTCTCTAAGCTAACAGAACGTGCCCAACGCCTAGAGCAACAAGCCATGAGCCACACCATTTGGCAAAATGGCGGAAAACTACCCTTTCTAGGTGTATCGATTCAGCTGCAACTTAATCCATTACTTAATCAGCTTGTTTTTAGTGGTGATCCGAACTCACCTCTTGATTCTGATCGACTCTGCCTGCATTTAGACATCACGGCAGATAGTCAGCGCATCCAAGATCTCTGTCACAGCTGGTTGCAGCAGCAAGCCAAACGTTATTTAGGCTTACGTCTACAGCATTTCTTACGTGATTGTGAATACGCCCCTCTCTTTAAAAACTGGCGTATTGCCAGCCCTGCTAAACGGTGGGGTTCTTGTTCTAGCGCTGGTACTATTATGCTTAACTGGCGATTGATTCATTTTTCGCCTGCTATTATTGATTATGTGGTGGCACACGAGGTCGCTCATCTCAAAGAGATGAATCATGGTCCTGCCTTTTGGCAAGAGGTCGAACGACTTCTACCCGATTTCTACACCTCTAGACTGCAACTCAAACAGTTTGATCCTGCGAGTTTGCCTTTATTTTAA
- the gloA gene encoding lactoylglutathione lyase codes for MRILHTMLRVGNLQRSLDFYTDVLGMKLLRQKDYPDGKFTLAFVGYGDESDTTVLELTHNWDTESYDLGNGYGHIALEVEDAYEACAQIKAKGGKVVREAGPMMHGNTVIAFAEDPDGYKIELIQAKGREA; via the coding sequence ATGCGTATTCTTCACACCATGCTTCGCGTTGGCAATTTACAGCGCTCTTTGGATTTCTATACCGATGTATTAGGCATGAAGCTTCTACGTCAAAAAGATTACCCTGATGGTAAATTCACATTAGCCTTTGTGGGTTATGGCGATGAAAGTGATACCACCGTTTTAGAACTCACACATAACTGGGATACGGAAAGCTACGATTTAGGAAACGGTTATGGTCACATCGCCTTGGAGGTTGAAGACGCCTACGAAGCCTGTGCGCAAATTAAGGCTAAAGGTGGCAAAGTCGTGCGTGAGGCTGGCCCCATGATGCATGGCAATACGGTAATTGCATTTGCAGAAGATCCGGATGGCTATAAAATTGAATTAATTCAAGCCAAAGGCCGTGAGGCCTAA
- a CDS encoding nucleoside recognition domain-containing protein, giving the protein MLNTLWLLFFVLAAGSSLYQWLVVGNAQIFAEMVQSLFEMADLSVHIMIVLFGTLSLWLGFLQIAEKAGLIEKLAKWLSPVFSRLMPEVPAGHPALGLITLNFAANGLGLDNAATPIGLRAMRALQELNPNPKTATNAQILFLVLNTSALSLLPISIFMYRLQQGAPDPTMVFLPILLATTASSVAGLLAVAIVQRIRLWDPILLLWFGTAIALLAIFMASLATLTASALNHFSSLLGNLSLLAVIFLFLFVGWRKKIPLYDSFIEGAKGGYAVARDLLPYLLAMLCAIGLLRSSGALEIALSGIRWVVDSAGWDNRFVDALPTALMRPFSGGAARALLIETMQHHGVDSFAALLAATFQGSTETTFYVLAVYFGAVGIQRARHAIGCALIADAAGMAAAIAVSYWFYG; this is encoded by the coding sequence ATGTTAAATACGCTGTGGTTATTATTTTTTGTACTGGCTGCGGGCAGTAGTCTTTATCAATGGCTAGTGGTAGGGAATGCTCAAATTTTTGCCGAGATGGTGCAGTCATTGTTTGAAATGGCTGATCTTTCAGTACATATTATGATTGTGCTTTTTGGCACGCTTAGCCTCTGGCTAGGCTTTTTACAAATAGCCGAAAAAGCGGGTCTAATCGAAAAACTAGCAAAATGGCTCAGCCCTGTATTTAGTCGCCTAATGCCGGAGGTGCCTGCTGGACACCCTGCCCTGGGACTCATTACCTTAAATTTTGCAGCAAATGGCTTAGGCTTAGATAACGCGGCCACCCCTATTGGTCTGCGAGCCATGCGCGCTTTACAGGAATTAAATCCCAATCCAAAAACAGCCACCAATGCGCAAATATTATTTTTAGTATTAAATACGTCGGCCTTGTCACTCTTGCCGATCAGTATTTTCATGTACAGATTACAACAAGGTGCACCTGACCCAACGATGGTGTTTTTACCTATTTTACTGGCCACCACCGCCTCCTCCGTTGCCGGTCTACTTGCCGTAGCCATCGTACAACGCATCCGTCTTTGGGACCCCATTTTATTGCTCTGGTTTGGTACGGCAATAGCACTACTTGCCATTTTCATGGCCAGTTTAGCCACGTTAACCGCCAGTGCTCTGAATCACTTTTCATCACTTCTGGGTAATCTGAGCCTCTTAGCGGTGATCTTTCTTTTCTTATTTGTCGGTTGGCGTAAAAAGATTCCACTCTATGACAGTTTTATTGAGGGGGCCAAAGGAGGCTATGCCGTTGCCCGTGATTTATTGCCCTATTTATTGGCTATGCTCTGTGCCATTGGCTTATTACGCTCCTCTGGTGCACTAGAAATCGCCCTAAGTGGTATTCGTTGGGTGGTAGACAGTGCGGGCTGGGATAACCGTTTTGTGGATGCTCTACCTACGGCTCTGATGCGTCCTTTTTCTGGTGGCGCTGCCCGCGCGCTACTGATTGAGACAATGCAACATCACGGAGTGGATAGCTTTGCTGCTTTATTAGCCGCTACCTTTCAAGGAAGTACCGAAACCACCTTTTATGTGTTGGCGGTTTACTTTGGTGCAGTTGGCATTCAACGAGCACGTCATGCTATTGGCTGCGCCCTAATAGCAGACGCCGCAGGCATGGCTGCGGCGATTGCAGTGAGCTATTGGTTTTATGGCTAA
- the rsmA gene encoding 16S rRNA (adenine(1518)-N(6)/adenine(1519)-N(6))-dimethyltransferase RsmA, with product MQQHQARKRFGQNFLHDEGVIHQIVRAIDPQSADKLIEIGPGMSALTQPLFQAVDQLTVVEIDRDLVQFLQKKYAAEKLTIISADVLTVDFAQFGDGLRIVGNLPYNISSPLLFHLMQYADQIVDQHFMLQKEVIDRMAAKPGDPLYGRLSVMLQSRYRIIKLFDVAPESFTPAPKVISAVVRMRPLKADRPQAKDAAVFEKVVAQAFSQRRKMLRGVLAQWADHIDWDAVGIAPTDRADAVGLSQFIALSDMLTPLLAKTEK from the coding sequence ATGCAACAACATCAGGCGCGCAAGCGCTTTGGCCAAAACTTCTTGCACGATGAGGGTGTGATTCACCAAATCGTGCGTGCTATTGACCCACAGTCAGCCGATAAGCTGATAGAGATTGGGCCTGGGATGTCGGCGTTAACACAGCCATTATTTCAAGCCGTAGATCAGCTGACCGTCGTTGAAATTGACCGTGATCTGGTTCAGTTTTTACAAAAAAAATATGCAGCAGAAAAACTAACTATTATTTCTGCTGACGTATTAACGGTGGACTTTGCACAGTTCGGTGATGGGCTGCGTATTGTAGGTAACTTACCCTACAACATTTCTAGTCCATTACTGTTTCACCTGATGCAGTATGCCGATCAAATTGTTGATCAGCACTTTATGCTGCAAAAAGAAGTGATTGATCGTATGGCAGCGAAACCGGGCGACCCGTTATATGGTCGTCTGTCAGTGATGTTGCAATCGCGTTATCGCATCATCAAATTATTTGATGTTGCACCGGAGTCATTTACGCCAGCCCCTAAGGTTATATCTGCAGTGGTGCGTATGCGCCCCTTAAAGGCAGATCGACCACAGGCTAAAGATGCCGCTGTCTTTGAAAAGGTGGTGGCCCAAGCCTTTAGCCAACGCCGTAAGATGTTGCGCGGAGTATTGGCTCAGTGGGCAGACCATATTGATTGGGATGCCGTAGGCATTGCCCCTACTGATAGGGCGGATGCCGTTGGGCTATCGCAGTTTATTGCCCTCAGTGATATGTTGACGCCACTGCTAGCAAAAACAGAAAAATAG
- a CDS encoding peptidylprolyl isomerase, whose product MQVHQLTRHLILALATAGAAFLSTVQAQNDSFTPNHADGIAAIVNKDVITLRTVQREVEAVSKNLAAQKIPVPDQAVLQKQVLQRLVDEHLLKQEAAQMGLSADSVNVEEAAEVIASRNNLTVAQLRKEIEKGGLSWDSYLQGLRQEVLMDQIRQRVIDPRISISDSEIDAFLKSQGIDPDSTKTTPQINEIFELAQILVRVPDGASSATQAELRRKAETLLQQARQGADFAGLAAASSDGSEALQGGVMGARPLEGWPDAFAKAIQSTSKGQVADLVRSGAGFHILKVVNRGQAQTAAHAADQEFIVTQTHARHILIKFNQITSDTQAQKRIEQLADRLRNGEDFEELARAYSDDASAPQGGDLGWLHPGETVPAFEQAMDALTIGQISEPVRSQFGWHIIRVDERRDRNVGNEYRRMQARQVLHDQRVEPAFDDWFSQIRSQAFIDNRLDPESSSGRRK is encoded by the coding sequence ATGCAAGTACATCAGTTAACACGCCATTTGATATTGGCATTGGCAACGGCCGGTGCGGCGTTTTTAAGCACAGTGCAAGCACAGAACGATAGCTTTACCCCAAACCATGCTGATGGTATTGCTGCGATTGTGAATAAAGATGTGATTACTCTCAGGACAGTACAACGAGAGGTAGAGGCGGTCAGTAAAAATTTGGCAGCCCAAAAAATTCCGGTACCCGATCAAGCTGTTTTACAAAAGCAGGTATTACAGCGTTTAGTCGATGAGCACTTGCTCAAACAAGAGGCGGCTCAAATGGGTCTGTCGGCTGACAGCGTGAATGTAGAAGAAGCCGCTGAGGTAATTGCATCACGCAATAATCTTACCGTGGCTCAGTTACGCAAAGAGATAGAAAAAGGCGGATTGTCATGGGACAGTTACTTACAAGGCCTACGTCAAGAAGTCTTGATGGATCAAATTCGTCAGCGCGTGATTGATCCACGTATTAGTATTTCTGATTCTGAAATTGATGCTTTTTTGAAAAGCCAAGGTATCGATCCGGACTCTACCAAAACAACACCTCAAATAAATGAGATTTTTGAATTAGCACAAATTTTAGTGCGTGTCCCAGACGGGGCGAGTTCCGCCACACAGGCCGAACTACGTCGCAAAGCAGAGACATTACTGCAACAAGCCCGTCAAGGGGCTGATTTTGCAGGCTTAGCTGCCGCCTCATCGGATGGCTCTGAAGCACTTCAGGGCGGGGTCATGGGTGCTAGACCCTTAGAAGGTTGGCCTGATGCATTCGCAAAAGCCATTCAAAGCACGTCTAAAGGTCAGGTGGCTGATTTAGTTCGTAGTGGTGCGGGTTTTCATATTCTAAAAGTAGTGAATCGAGGACAGGCGCAGACGGCTGCTCATGCGGCCGACCAAGAGTTCATCGTAACTCAAACGCATGCACGCCATATTTTAATTAAATTTAACCAAATTACCTCTGATACCCAGGCTCAAAAACGGATTGAGCAATTGGCAGACCGTCTACGCAATGGCGAGGACTTTGAGGAGTTAGCCCGAGCTTACTCGGATGATGCGAGTGCGCCTCAAGGGGGAGATTTAGGTTGGTTACATCCAGGTGAAACAGTTCCTGCCTTTGAGCAAGCCATGGATGCGTTAACCATAGGGCAAATTAGTGAGCCGGTGCGTTCACAGTTTGGTTGGCATATTATTCGGGTTGATGAACGCCGTGATCGTAACGTAGGAAATGAATATCGTCGTATGCAGGCTCGCCAAGTCTTACATGATCAGCGGGTAGAGCCCGCCTTTGACGATTGGTTTAGTCAAATCCGCAGCCAAGCTTTTATTGATAATCGTTTAGATCCTGAGTCCAGCTCTGGACGTCGTAAATAG
- a CDS encoding LPS-assembly protein LptD has translation MRAVWTALTILAGLGTDVALNTAFSSEPRMPQLKAASHLRVQSVAEDNISVYFTADNLERTENGQVILTGDAQVRRIDSVAKGDEINYQQDSGDLKIRGKGSLIRDGSIIRSDTIDYNINSETGHIDQPTFMFGGAGGSGNALEAQMMSKDHLRMKTVEYTGCPCPAPSWFIRAPQVDLYNDKNAGVAKHGVLYFKNVPILYSPYLTFPLREERKSGFLMPAYGYSSNSGLEFSVPYYFNIAPNYDATLTPRYLSKRGLQMQGEFRYLGHSYNGQLVGTYLNNDKKTKTDRWSLSAEHNQSIGGGVGFAYNYRRVSDDNFFRDLSTFGVNQASVNELLSDARFYWSGAKYFNAALSVSKYQTLQDEESWYRRPEYDRLPQFELHGVRHNWNGFDLESHNYATRFVMPYYKGSLPAFDQYRNTRLAPNSTRVSSYSTLAYPIIRPAWYITPKLGLHLSHYDTDWKSVSDIAQRNLQRNVSRVVPLYSLDAGMTFERDTSLFGIDSIQTLEPRLYYLYVPHREQNDIPNLDTSIATFNFSQAFSENIYSGGWDRIANANQLTLGLTTRWLDADTGFERVSLQVAQRLHFQHQRVFLHTFAPHEYPPERTRSDYLFGAQAALTDDFTVRFDAQLNPETRDRNRMSAGVRWSPKRLATIAASYRYERDPRAFDNPRYQFSSDDEDRTKEQLSLTTQWPLTNRVYALGRMDYSLQEKRSTQTILGFEYKGDCCWTGRFVVQRYAVSAQKSNSAVFLQLELSGLGSLGTDPMSLLRERIVGYESVNPSIPEKTTFERYE, from the coding sequence GTGCGAGCTGTTTGGACTGCCCTTACAATTTTAGCGGGTTTAGGTACAGATGTTGCCTTAAACACTGCTTTTTCCTCTGAGCCACGTATGCCGCAGCTCAAGGCCGCGTCACATTTGCGCGTGCAATCTGTGGCTGAAGACAATATTTCCGTCTATTTTACTGCGGATAACTTAGAACGCACAGAAAACGGTCAGGTTATCTTAACCGGTGACGCCCAGGTACGTCGTATAGACTCAGTTGCCAAAGGCGATGAAATTAACTATCAACAAGATAGTGGTGATTTAAAAATTCGCGGTAAAGGAAGTCTAATCCGTGACGGTTCAATTATCCGTAGTGACACTATTGATTACAACATCAATAGCGAAACAGGACACATAGATCAGCCGACTTTTATGTTTGGTGGGGCAGGAGGATCTGGCAATGCCCTAGAGGCACAGATGATGTCTAAAGATCATCTACGGATGAAAACCGTTGAGTATACAGGTTGCCCCTGTCCAGCTCCGTCTTGGTTTATTCGTGCACCACAGGTGGACTTGTACAACGATAAAAATGCCGGTGTTGCTAAGCACGGTGTTTTGTACTTTAAAAATGTCCCCATTTTGTATTCGCCTTATTTGACGTTCCCACTACGTGAGGAACGAAAAAGTGGGTTTTTAATGCCTGCTTATGGGTATTCATCCAACTCGGGTCTTGAGTTTTCTGTACCGTACTATTTTAATATTGCCCCTAATTACGACGCGACATTAACGCCTCGCTATCTAAGCAAACGTGGTTTGCAAATGCAAGGTGAATTCCGTTATTTAGGGCATAGTTATAACGGGCAGTTAGTTGGCACGTATTTAAATAATGATAAAAAAACAAAAACAGATCGCTGGTCTTTATCCGCAGAACATAACCAGTCTATAGGGGGTGGGGTAGGTTTTGCGTATAACTATAGGCGGGTATCTGACGATAACTTTTTTAGAGACCTATCGACATTTGGTGTAAACCAAGCCTCTGTCAATGAGCTGCTAAGTGATGCACGTTTTTATTGGAGCGGGGCGAAATATTTTAATGCCGCCTTATCGGTTTCTAAATACCAAACCCTACAGGACGAAGAATCCTGGTATAGACGGCCTGAATATGATCGCTTACCTCAGTTCGAACTGCATGGTGTGCGTCATAACTGGAATGGGTTTGATCTAGAGTCCCATAATTATGCGACTCGCTTTGTGATGCCTTACTACAAAGGCAGCTTACCTGCTTTTGATCAGTACAGAAATACACGCTTAGCACCAAACAGTACACGGGTGTCGTCGTATTCAACCTTAGCCTACCCCATAATTAGGCCTGCCTGGTATATCACTCCCAAACTAGGCTTGCATCTTAGTCATTATGATACGGACTGGAAATCGGTCAGCGATATTGCGCAACGAAATCTACAGCGCAATGTCAGCCGCGTAGTCCCGCTGTATTCATTAGACGCTGGGATGACATTTGAAAGAGACACCTCATTATTTGGTATTGATTCTATACAGACTCTGGAACCCAGGTTGTACTACTTATATGTACCTCATCGTGAACAAAATGATATTCCTAACCTAGACACAAGTATTGCTACCTTTAATTTCTCACAAGCATTTAGTGAGAATATCTATAGTGGTGGTTGGGATCGTATTGCAAATGCAAATCAATTGACGTTGGGTTTAACAACACGTTGGCTAGACGCGGATACGGGCTTTGAGCGCGTAAGCCTACAAGTCGCACAGCGACTGCATTTTCAGCACCAGCGTGTTTTCTTGCACACGTTTGCACCACACGAATACCCGCCTGAGCGCACCCGATCTGATTATCTTTTTGGCGCTCAAGCCGCATTAACAGATGATTTCACGGTACGCTTTGATGCTCAGTTGAATCCAGAGACACGTGATCGGAATCGAATGAGTGCCGGTGTTCGTTGGAGTCCTAAACGCTTGGCGACTATTGCGGCCTCTTACCGCTATGAGCGTGACCCGCGCGCCTTTGATAATCCTCGTTATCAATTTAGCAGTGATGATGAGGACCGCACTAAAGAACAGCTTTCACTAACTACTCAGTGGCCCTTAACGAACCGTGTATATGCCTTAGGCCGGATGGATTACTCCCTTCAAGAAAAACGGAGTACACAAACCATTTTAGGTTTTGAATATAAAGGTGATTGCTGCTGGACTGGGCGTTTTGTGGTACAACGTTACGCCGTTTCCGCACAAAAAAGTAATAGCGCTGTTTTCCTACAATTAGAGCTATCTGGCTTAGGGTCTTTGGGTACTGATCCAATGAGCTTATTGCGTGAGCGTATTGTGGGTTATGAGTCCGTGAATCCATCCATACCAGAAAAAACCACTTTCGAGAGGTACGAGTAA